AAGTTATAAGTCACTTAACACCACCTTTTTTTCAATGCGAGACTTCTTGTGTGGGTTCCAACATTAACAATAGGTTGAGGAATTTCATGGCGTATGATTTTAATTAGTTGTTTATACGATAATGTTAATGTAGCATCTCCATTGTATCCGCACAGCATAGAAACGAGTGTAATCTTGTAGATGTCGTCCATTAGAGTTAGACCACTGTTAATGAAAACTTGTGATGTAATCAAACAAATCCCTCTTTTATTGCACCTAATGATTAGAATAGAGTTTTCCTTCTTTAGAGGTTGTGAATTTGATTTCTATTGATCTCGTGCATGAAATTACGAGGTGCTAACTTGATATGCATAGTTTGCTGGTTATTGTATGGGTCCATTAATTTTCGAAATGCACAGTAGGAAAAAAGTAGAAAATTCTATTGATGTTCTAATTATATGCTCCCAAGTTGAGGAATATtactcaccaaaaaaaaaatgatacttAAAATTGGAAATTCTTTGAAGTGAAACTGCTGCTGTTTTTCAATCGAGGACAAATCTGAGATTTTCAATACAAATCAAGTGAGACCCCACACGTGACACCGCGTCAGCAAAAAGATCGACGGCGGATAACGCGTAGCGCTGTCGTCAGCTTCGTTTTAACGCGACCTCCACTCCACTCTGCTCCCCATCTTCTATTTGAACACCAAAATATAAGTACCAGaaccttctcttcctctctcagaCAAACGACATCGGAAGCCAGATGCAGCGGCAAAATCTCGAGCAAGATGTCATGGCAACAGTATGTGGATGAGCACTTAATGTGCGACGTCGAGGGGAACCAACTCACTTCAGCTGCCATCATCGGCCAACACGGCACCGTTTGGGCACAGAGCTCCAACTTCCCTCAGGTTCTGCTTTTCACTTCAAATTTTTTCGGATCTGCATAGTATCTCAAATTTCTGGTTCTAGGGATGAGATCTTGTGATGATTCTGTTTGGATGAATTCTGATATGTGTATATTGTTGTTATAACTATGAATTATACAGGTTAATTGAGTTTGTAGTGGTCGATGGATAACTTAAGACCTAGCTGCTTTGTTGCTCTCTCTTACTTCGCTGTATAGTTAACTTTAAATCTGCTTTCTGATGTTTCATTTGCTAACAAAAGTATTGATTTACTACCATTTATAATCTGGTTTATACTAGAACAGATATATAAATAAGAgcagttcatatatatatatatcaatgaaAAGGTAGTAATATTGGGACAGACTTACAAGTGCGATAGAGTGTATGAATTACTGATTTAGGTAAGGATCAATTGTTTGGCCTTAAGACGATTTGTTGCTTGAATTTGGTGCTTGCAGTTCGATAGCATATTGTCTCCTAAGTCTATTCAATCTCTTACTCTTGGTAGCACAATCAAAAGTTACGGCAAACCAAACTCTTGTAATCGGATGCAAAGAAGAACAATGATGTCCAAACATGTTTTTCAAGCTTGTGTGCAAAAGACTTGCTGATTGTAACTTATAATATCCCCAACATTGTATCTACTTGATTCTGAACATATTGTGCCATCCTTGGATATGTTTGTTTGTGTGGTTAAGAATGGAAAAATTTTCCCTAGAATGTGTCGGTGATTCTTACAGAAGTCATGTGTTGGCACCTTTCATTGAACAATGCCCCTGACATCTTCGTACCATCTAGTTATTTAACAGCGGTTCCATAGTTTCAATCTATCTTTGTTTTGCAGTTTACGGCTGAAGAAATAGCTTCCATAATGAAAGATTTCGATGAACCTGGAACCCTTGCACCCACTGGCTTGTTTCTTGGTGGCACAAAGTATATGGTGATTCAAGGTGAACCAGGGGCTGTCATACGAGGAAAAAAGGTGATAATTTGGCATCTTGTACTTTTATGCTTGTAATGCATTGCAGTGCGTCTATGTTCTGGCATATGTGAGTAAACATTGTTTTAGGTGATGATGGTAGTATGGTACCATTAACTTCAAAGTGTTGAAATACTTATGGGTTGAAGTCTAAGCTAATATATTTGCTATCCAAACTTCAATTCCAGTGAGTATGTTGCTTGTGATTGACATCAGAACTGTTGACTTAGATGCTTAGGTTGGCATTGCTGTTATGCATAGCACTTATTATGAAATATCATGAGTGGTTGAGAGATTTAAATATTACTTGCTAAAGTATATGTGAACTTTGTTGGTGGAGTTGGGAAATGCTATTATTTGAGCTTGAAATGTACTTGGTACTTCCATGTGGGAGCAAATGAATCCCTATGCACAATCTCAAAACATGATTTTGATTTAGTAATTTACTGATAGCATTGTTGcatagtgttttttttaaaatcactTACTGTTATAATTTGTACTTAAAAGTCTATTAAGCGCCACTGTATTCATCTGAATTTTAGACGGCTGTTGGAAGGTGACTATCTTATATAGATCACAGATGGATAGATTTTCATCAACTCGTGGTTAGTTTGTGAAGCCTGGGACTCTAGttctatttggttgatttaAATTGTGAAGAAGCAAAACTCAAAGTTAATACTACCTCACTATGGGGTTATATGTGATCGACCGGTGTGTTTTTCAGGGCTCTGGTGGTGTCACTGTCAAAAAGACCAATCAGGCATTGATTATTGGGATATATGATGAGCCTCTGACTGCTGGTCAGTGCAACATGATTGTTGAAAGGCTTGGTGATTATCTGATTGAACAAGGTCTCTAGCTTGCAAGGTTTGTTGTTTCGtctcctgttatttttttttaattcttgtaACGTCTTTCTGCTGTGGAGACTTGCACTAACTGACACACTGTGATTCTTGCAGTTCATGATTTTAACGGTGGAAGTGATCAGCAGAGCAAAATTAAAGAAGTTTGGTTCTTGAAAGTGAGATTTGGCTTCCCTTGTATGAAATATTTGCATCTGTATCCTTTTAACTTATGTTTGAATCCTGTTTATTTATGGTGGATTGTGGTGTACTAGGCAGTTATGGATTTCTTGTGAATGAAGACCCCATTGAGGCAAGGGCCGATGATGGCTTAGCTCAATGTAGAATTCTCATATGATCATCATGTTGCATTAGCTCTTCATCAAGAAAATTGTAACACGAACACGTCATCCTCGTTTTCTTCTTTTATGATACCAAAAGAAGTGACTCACATTTTCTTGGTGAAAGTAGGGCTAAACAGATACACTGCCATGCAAGGTGCAAAGGCAATCACCAAAAAACACAATCTATAAATTGGTAACGAATGCCATTGGATTTTAAGGAAAAGCACCGAATATGTACAAACGTTGAACCTAAAATGTCATGCTCATACGATCCATCTTTATAAACAGTAACCACTGTGGGTCTGTAATAAGGAGCTAAGATATAGGGGAAGGAAAACGGTGATGTGATTACAAAACTTTGGAGGATAATGATtactttcaataaaataaacGAGTAAAAGAGCACcattatgcaagaaaataactTAAATCTCTGGCTTACATTGGCTCTTAAATTGTTTCACTTGTACTCGAACGACGGGACTGGGGGAGGACTTGTTGAATCGAAGCTCTCCAATACCTCTGTTTTACTTCCACTACTTGAACCAGATTCCTGCTTCTTTCCACCACCAAAAAGTCCTCCAAACCAtgaggaggaagatgaagacgaagatggatCGTGTCCTGAAATCTCAACATTAGCCGGACCCTGACCTGGAAACTGTCCCATTGGATATCCAGGTAAACCAGCCATATCGGGTGTTGGCTCTTCCATCATTGGCAAATTCTGAGGTGCACTCAAAACCTTGTTCACCATGATACCAATTCCTTCAATCATAGCAAGTAACACCCCACCAAATACTGCTGACCGGGAAGCAGGGCCAAGTCCCTGGCGCATTGAGAGAAACCCTCCAGTAGCAGCACCAGCTATTATTGAGTTCCAGGGATCTTCTTTTTGCCGGATGTACACCATTGTACAATCGAATGTGGAAAATAGCCCACCCCAAACAGCAAAACTACCACCTATACGAGGTGCATTCATGCGCACTGCTTGGGTGCCTCCGCTTAGGCGTGCTCCTTGAGGGGAATTGTAGATGGCCCTAATAAAGTGGAAAGCAGCACCTCCAACAGCACCCATTCCAAATGCACCACCAACATCATCCAGAATACGGTCGGGGCAAGGTTCTCTAGACGTCTCTGGGGTCCCCATGTTTCAAAATCAAGAATCTAGCACTTGATATGAGAACAAATCTTTTGAGAACCCGCTAACTATGGAGATAACCCAAATTGTTTGACAGATAACCAACCAATGGAATCATGCAGACACCTGAAAAGTGGAAAGCAAAATAATGCATATCATCTATTTCACCACAATATAACGATGATGCACTTGGGTATTTTCACCCTAATCTTGGCCACAAGCTCTCTCTATGCCTCCATGTTTCATATTTCGTCATGCAAAATTGGTGCCTTATTCAGAATTTCTACAATTTATGTAATTATTAAACAACCAATATCATCTtatcacaaaaaaaacaaaaaacaaaagaaaaccatCAGAGGCCAAGAACAAATGATGTATATTTTAGTTTTACATATAATTttacaataattttaaaattttcgcAAATGTTGAATTCTCAttatatataacaaaataacaaaagaatCAACTTCACTTAGTTTTAAGAGAACATATACCATTCATTCAATTCAATCTTTTCAGAAATCATTTCTCTAGAATATGACATGAAGGTCATCGGAGATAGTTTTTCATTGAAAAACCACCCAATATAATCCAAAGTTCAGATCCTTTGACCTAACCTCAATTATTTACGAATTCAAAATAGTTACATTCCAGTGACGAAAAATCATATGACAACAAAAAACAACCAATCATGTAACAACTCTTCGTAAAAGAAGACCCAATGAAGAGATATGACATCTAATATGACCAATTAACCAAAAAATAGAACATCAATATATCAAAGAGAATAATCCGAGTGCCTATGATTCTAAGTCTAGAGCAGATGGAACAAAATTACAACACAAAATGGAAGAGCAGTAGAGAATAATAGAAGCTAGAATTCTCAACAGAAATAGAATCCTAAAATACATCAAATGAAAAGATAGATCATCAATACATGCTCCGTTTGGTAGCCAAGAAAGCAGAGAAAACGCAAATAATAAAAGATCACATCTCTCGGTTTCTCAGTAATCAAGCAAACAGAAGAAGATATACACCTGGAAACAGAGCTCTATATTGAACGAAGAACAGAAGCGAAACTAGGGTTTCGTTCGCTGCAGGTGGATACGCTTTTTTAGGGCGAGATATTTACATAGTTGACTAGTTTACTGTTTTTGCAAAATGGCTCCTCAACATTCATTATTTCGCTTTTTGAGCAAGTCCTTTTAAATATCAATTAGTCATTTAGTCGTCACATAAGGAGCTTACTTACAAAGGTAAAACAAACTGGGGGTGTTGGATTTATGTCAACCTTATAAATAATTTTACTTGGATTTCATCTAGTGATGTGGGATTATAATACTCTCCCTCACTTGTGAGTTAAAAAAATTGAGTATAAGAAGTAGACTATACAAGGTAAGgtcctttgaagtttgaattgTGGGTTGATCCATTCAAAGGACATCCAAGACCCCCCTACAATGTGACCCAAATGTAATCAAGGTACCCCTCAGCTGGACTATCCATAACAACACTCGAGAGACCTAACAGGTGATCCAAAAGAATGGAGTTTCACTCCAATATCATATAAAGCTTCTTGAGCTAGACCCAACAAAAGAATTTCATGTATATACACAACCAATTTCAACACATAAGCATTTCATGTACAACCAATTACAAGATACAGATAAAAGCCAACTGATATGAAATACATACATCACATACCACTTATCACTTACttcaaaacccaacaaatccCTCTCCACCAAACACAAGCACTAATTCAATTACATGTCACAATTGCTTAGATGCAAAGGCAAGCAAAttgtgaaaagaaaaacaaaagccaGGCTTGATCTGATATTTGTGCCCATAATAGTTGATTGATCTTGCATTCCTCCACTGCAGAATCAAAGTGCTGTCTTTTCTTCCTCTCCCTTGTTATCTGAAGACATCAGATTCTCCACATAAGTTACAAAGTTAAATGGAGTTTTCAACACAAAATTCaagtgtattttcatttttattgtaAAAATTTTAGAACACAGAGGTCTAGTTATGTAGTAGAAGTCACTACAGTTTATATTTTCTAACAGTTTTAATCATAAATTTATCACTGTAGGATCCACataaatttttgaatttgataaatagACCTCTACTGCAGTGACTTCTACTACAGAACCCCGTCCGATGTAGtcggagagggaaaaaaaagctaCTAAAAACTAACTTGGAAGAGCGGAAAGTTCTGAGCTCTTCAACACACGCAGTCTCTTCACCGTTGACACAAACATGCTGCAAGAAAAGTATATTATGAATTCAAATTGTGACGTCTAAGTAACTTTACAACTGCgttaagatttcaaatttgTAATCTTGATGTCTAAATTGATACGATATGAATtagattcttagaagaggaagaaaaagcaCTTACTGCCACGGTACATCCCCAACAAGTATTCTGTCACCTTCATAATCCTCATAAACTAGAGTGTATTCTCCATTTTTCCCACTCCCTGAACCTGCAATTCCTTTCGATTCATCCGCTTCGATTTCACTTCCAGCAGCACATGAATCTCCTTGAGCTAATCCCAAAAAAGCATAATAAACAACCAGAAACTAGAAGATATATCATAAGGTCATTAACGACAATAATCCACAAGTTTTGAGAACCTGCAAGGAGACCTCTGAAGAGTTCATCTATAGCAACTGAGAGCTTCTCATAGCTATCGTAGGCTTTCAGATCCACTTTTCTTCCAATTGGGACACCTTCCATATTGATCTTCACAAACAAGTGTTGTTTCTTCTGACTTTCAGAGTCTTTGCCATTCACATTCTCTGCAATTTTCTTTGGTGACTCGGAGTCCAGTTTCGATGCATAGTTGTCTGTGAGTTTCTTCCTGAATGAGCGAACCGGTGGCCAACCCACAATAGGAGCAGCTGCAGTTCTGCTCTTTTTTTGCGCAGAGAAACAGCACTCATCATCATAAACAACAATGAAAGacttttttcaacataaatttcttTATGGCATCATGATTAACAGAACCCATCTCCTTTTTTTTGGACTTATGATTAGTAGAAAAAAGAGGACAAATTCATTGACTGTAAAACAGCAAGAGTTATAATTGCTCTGCATAATCATGTAGAGAAGCAAAGAAAATTCACATATCTACCACTATCTCCGAATAATaagcaagaaaaagaataatttaCCTTTTATGAGAACTATTTGTCAGAGTCTCTGCACTAGCAGGACTTGCAGATACTGCAACTGCCTTGTTATCTGAGCACTGCAACTCCACCACTGAATCCAGTCCCATAAAAGGCCCCATCTGGGTCGTCAATGGGTACGGAATATAAGAAGAGctgtttctctctgttttctccTCAAGAACTACTACTGCTTTGGCTCCATTTGTTGTTGTGTTGGTGGTGTTGTAATCTCCAGGAGGACCAAGCCTGAGCTCTAGCTTTTTGTCCTCTGATTTCATTGTAAACAACTTtgggtgtttcttcattttttcctaggtcaagaaaatgaaggaaaatcaAAGGAAAGAGGAGTAATTTTGGGAGATTCGAGACGGGTTTCTTCTCTCAATTAGAGAAGAATAGACAAGTCTCCCAAGTTTCCTGGGCAAGAAACAGAGTGTCTGCGATGACAAGGatgggtttggtttggtttcatCAACTTTTGAAGAGCAAAAGGTTGCAATATATGATGAGAGCGGCCATGTTTGGAACAACAAGAGGAAATTACAAGGAGATTCCCTGACAACAAACCAACCCAGTAATGGAAATAGGAGCCTCCCTCGGACACTCAATTAACAGCGGGGTTTGTGTTTGTGGTTGTGGTCACAAACTAGACCGCGTGACTCTGTATCTTGACAAGACAATGCCTATTTTGCCGCCTCAATTATTACTAAAGTTTAGTTTGGTTTTCATAATTTCATTACAAGTAATCCTCCATtccaggattttttttttcatttctctaGAAATTGAAGGACAGGTAAGGCATGCACAAATTCATTTGTCAGTTTAGTTGGGTCGAGATTCAATGTAAATCATTTAAAAATAGTTATGTCGACATATAATAATTGAACTCCAAATCTGGGATGAGATTCTTAATACTGTAATCCAGTGAGATAATTAGATAGATTATCGTGAAATGATTCTTGTAATAGGTGAGATCTTACGCCTTATAAGCTAGTGTGTGTCCATGTGTTGATAATCATTTTTAACTTTGAACTTGCCTTGatggtttttattattttttaaattttatgaagaaaaGGATGGAATAAGTAGCTAGCAGTGGTACAATGCACATGgactaaaaaacaagaaaaggaaggTCAAGCTCATCATAATAAGCATAAACAGAGGACCTTTTTTGCAACATGTACAATAATGGCGGACCCCTACATTCCACTTATATAGATATGATAGAATTGGCTGCcaaattcacttttttttttttttttgaaggaccCTTCTTTGCTTTCTGCTCCTCTTCGTCACTTTGTTGTTTGTTGTTATCATAGCATTCTTGCCTGCCCGGTAGCCAACCAATACCTCACTCaatcacactctctctctctcataattAAGGATCCCATGATTAATTAACATTCTTCTTTGGGAGCGAATTATGAAAGTTGAAGGTATGAAAAATAGTAGGAACTAACAAAACACTTGGCTAAATATGTAGGAAATTCAAGCTCAACACATCAAGAATATTATCAGTTTCGAGCCACGGGCCCGCATAAATTTATTCTTCATGAGTCGTCGTTAATGGTTCTTAAACTCAAAAAACGAATCACTTGTGTGAAAAGCACTATAAAAACTTTATTTGTATCACTCGATTTTGATATTAGTCTTGTCAATTCCTCGTATTTGTAAATTGAGTTATGCTGCACCCAACACGCGAATTGGTAGAAGCCATGTCCAAGTGGTCAGAGTCTTGGCTCCGATATTGTGTTAAAAATCCAagctcaaacacatcaataTATTATTCGCTCTGGGTCATTGGCTCGcaattatttgtttttaatgaCATGTCGCCAATGATTTTTAGACCCAGAAAACGTGTCACTTGtgtgaattatttatatactactcaattgagttatgtcaattcAATGTGGAAACATTAATCTTGACATAATCAAACTACAAATAGGGTTTCAAACTATCGATAATCATAGAAATGGGTTTCTAAATTTTGTTGTCACACCTTTGTATGTGTTGTGACACTCAAAGGGAGAGCTTAAATATTGAACTTGGCTAACAACTAGTAGTGGACCTCTCTATCAATTGATATGAatatgatttgcaattgctttCAAAAACCTTTTAACGATGGCTTCCTTTGAGGACTCGCTCTAAGGAAAACTTGACCATGTTCTTTGATAGTCTCACGTTTCAAGTTAAACGTGGGTATAAATAATAAAGCAAAAATAAGAGATGGCTCGTCATCTTGAAGGCGAGACCCAAGAAGAGTTATTGAAAGCCCACTAGACCATGGGCTTAGAGGCCCGGTTGGTCTTCCGCTATGGCTGAATGCTATTTGGAGGTCAAATCTGAGCCACATCATTTACTAAAATGTTGGAACTGGGCCTACATAGGCtgattcaaaagaagaagaaaaaaaaacaagagctGTAGTCATAATAAATAgtatttcaactttcaagattCAGCTTTGGCTAGACTGACACACATGTCTATGCCTCTCTTGACATGTAAATTCTGCAtaattcttccatttttttcttcaacaatGAGGGGCTTCGTGTATGGTATGCCCACAACATGCTAATTTAGTTCCTTATACATGCCTCCTAAGCCACTTCTGCTTGTCTTACCATCTGAAATATTATCAAATCACATATTTTATAGTGAGTAGAGCAGCAGAGGGTTAGAAAAAGTGTCATTGGACATTCAATATTAGCCTAAAGTTTCACCGTTTGGGCCGCAAGAACGCATGCATGGAAATTTTCAATTGACGATAGTGTAAATTTCACCAAAATTCAGCGTGTGGCTCAAGACCTTTCTAGTCCATTTTAGTCTCAGAGAGACTCATCAATTAGATCAGCACCAAAGAAATGTAAAGacataaagagagagagagatgtaaagacataaaagagagaaagggagagaccTGAAAATAAGTTTGCAGCTTCTTTCTTAAAATTGCATACTGTTGTTTCACTTGTTCAAAAGTCCTTATGCATCTGGAATAATATTAAAATCAGAATTAATTTCAGCAACCACCGACTCTGACTGAATATGAGTTAATGACCATCATACCCCTCGGCATTTCCTGCTTCGCAGTATTCCCTGAAAACTGTGCATGCCATTGTCACCTTTCTAGCTCCGATGCTGCCAATGTAATTCACCATCATCAAACCTGTTTTCTTAAACGtaacttatttttctttttctcctatAATTAAGCATTTAATTACCTTGAGCTGCTACCTTTGAATTGGTGCATGTAATTGTCCAGCTTATCAAAACCGATAGATTTAGTGGTCCTGCAGGGcgcaattaaataaatatatatatgtacacacacatacatgctGTGGTATGTTATTTTATATATGGTACCATATATAGCTTAGATAAATTTCATTTGTTTACTTACAGTGCCTTTTCTATGTTTTGGATCAATCTAGTGGAATCAGTGTAATAAGACGTAACAACATCCTCTACGAAATTGGGGTTGGCATCATCTTGCAAGTCCTCTAGCTGAATGAACTGCTCATCAAGGTAACCCTGTCACATAGAAGAGGCTAAACATACTCAGTcttaaacagtttttttttttttttgaattaattctaTTGGCAATCAGATGATGGCGAAAAAGACATTTATACCCTGCCGTTTTTAGCATTTACTTTACGTGCTCTTAATTTATATTTGGATTGATGGACCAACATGGTAAGGCTAGCAACCGAAATACATTCTAACTGtaagtaccaaaaaaaaaaattattgcaaaCAAAACCTGATCGAAGAGGGTCTTCCTCATGAAGGTAACTTGCTGTTGCAAGTTCTTTCTTTCCATCTATGTAAATCAATGGGAGGACTGAAGGCTTTAACATTCACCAGATAAATACTGTCATGCTAAGGAAGgatatagacatatatatatagcccaCCCAGGAATGCCAGACGAAAATGGAGAATTTGGGGGCAAGAAATATCTCACACATTCATGTAATTGGCCCTCGTTTAGTCGTTTCATCAAAGATTCCAAAACCCACATATCTGGTAGGCGAGGATTGGATCCTACTGAGGACATATCACAACATACAGATGCTACTGATAAAAACGCATACCACGTATGACATGGAGAAGATAAGACTTCCTGCCAAATCAGCACCAAAAATGGTGACTAAAAGTTACTTGAGAATGACAATGTGGCTTTAGGTTCAAGCCGACATTGTTCCTTTCTATCTGATTCCATGGTGTAACTTTTTTGGCGCACCATGGATAAGCATAGCCCAGATCCATCGCTTATGCCGTCCATGCAATCAAACATGCCCTAAAAGAGATTAGGTACTTGTAATTAAATATCAGCCAAAATTAGAGGGTTAAGGAAAGAAGATTTGGCTGAACTTCCCATACACGACAAGAAACAAAATGATGCCTCTCTTTGTTCCATTCATTATAGGTGGTACCAGTAGGCACACGGCAAACCAACGTTGAGCCAAGAACAAACATGAGTGCAACCAGAGCTCCAATGGCCATGCCCCACGAAGGGCACACTTCCAATTTCCAATCATAAGAACAAGTGTCGTCAGAATCTTAACTTATGCCAGATCAAGATGGGGAAGTGACCACCAGATTCTACCATTCAAATATGAAGTGGCATACCATCATGACAAGTATACTAAACCAGACTTAAGAACAGTGACTACAATAACTACATATAATAGTCACTGTTCTTTCTTATATCAGTAATCAGTCCCTGTTTCAAAAATCAGAGAAAAGAACCAATAAATCTTATATGTAATAACACAAGTCCTCAAAGGATCATCAGTTCTAGCCAAGGGACAAAAAGATGTGAACCCATAGACTACTACACTAACATCTTTTACACACAGAATTGATCGTTCATATATCCTACAAGCCAAAGGAACTGCATAACTTTATGGCCGGacgaaaaaaaaacataagtgCAAATATATATCATACATGTCCCCGACAatttcaattcctgaaaacagacttcacatattatgtgagggtaaaatatatatatatcacacacGTCCCCGATCCTGTCCACgagggagccttgtgcacgagaattGTTTACCTTACATATGTACTTAGCTAAGTTATCATACATAGCTTCGGTAttgaataaatttataaatttgctAAGTCAGCATCATAAGAGGcaaaaaaaattccacaaaaaatatGAGTGTTTTCTAAAGGAAGCTGTACTATtgcaaaaatattttgaaaattaactCATAATCTATTACTCATTGAAATGCACAACAGAACAAGTGACTGACTAAATGTCTCAAATTTTCAGGTGAGCAAGAACCCACAGGCCACAGGGCATGTTTCGGTAGATTAGCAAGAAGTTGGTGCCCCAGAAATCCATGAAGGATTCTCAAATCAAGCTGATTACTATGACAAAATGCACTGATGAAAATTAAAGAGCAGAATGTCACTTGCATCAGAAGTACACATTTTAAATGGGAAGTCCATTCTTTCGTAAAATCCATGGGTTATGAGTTGGGTACAAACACTTGCCTTGTAAGCCACTTAATACCTCCATGTTTTTCCAACGTGCGACTTTTTGTGTGGGTCCCAACACTACCCTTCACACATAAACATTGGGCCTCTCATTGGACCCTTCACCAAAACGGCCACATTGGACCCTTCACCGTACAACCATAACCTTCGCTCTGATAccatttcaaaattttggacCTTGGGGAAGCCCACATTACATAGGCCTACAATTGGGCTTATAAGGCAAGTAGATGGGTGGCCCGTTCTTCCCCAAAAGTCATGGCTCTTGAGATGGGTCCAAACACTTGCCTTATAAGCCACATAAGGCCCCCATATTTTCCCAATGTGGGACTTCTTGGGTAGGTTCCAACAAGAAGTAAGAGCAAAGAATCATTATAACTCACAAAAGAGGAACagtagaaagaaaaatatatgtaatGATTGATCCAATGGCATCACCTTTAAGCAAACAGACAGGGACTTTCGCATACCTTTCAGAGTCTACGCAACTCTGAGAAACATGATAAAGGAGAAAGAGAGTTAAGAGAGATGCCCCCTTCATTCCTTTGTCACCCACCAATACAAGGAAGAAAGGGACGGTTAAGTTCTCAAACACCATTGATTTCTCCATCTGAAGCTTTTTTGCAGATGTGTCTTATCCATTGT
This genomic window from Tripterygium wilfordii isolate XIE 37 chromosome 9, ASM1340144v1, whole genome shotgun sequence contains:
- the LOC120005701 gene encoding profilin-like is translated as MSWQQYVDEHLMCDVEGNQLTSAAIIGQHGTVWAQSSNFPQFTAEEIASIMKDFDEPGTLAPTGLFLGGTKYMVIQGEPGAVIRGKKGSGGVTVKKTNQALIIGIYDEPLTAGQCNMIVERLGDYLIEQGL
- the LOC120005700 gene encoding mitochondrial import inner membrane translocase subunit TIM17-2-like, with translation MGTPETSREPCPDRILDDVGGAFGMGAVGGAAFHFIRAIYNSPQGARLSGGTQAVRMNAPRIGGSFAVWGGLFSTFDCTMVYIRQKEDPWNSIIAGAATGGFLSMRQGLGPASRSAVFGGVLLAMIEGIGIMVNKVLSAPQNLPMMEEPTPDMAGLPGYPMGQFPGQGPANVEISGHDPSSSSSSSSWFGGLFGGGKKQESGSSSGSKTEVLESFDSTSPPPVPSFEYK
- the LOC120005304 gene encoding auxin-responsive protein IAA2-like isoform X1 produces the protein MKKHPKLFTMKSEDKKLELRLGPPGDYNTTNTTTNGAKAVVVLEEKTERNSSSYIPYPLTTQMGPFMGLDSVVELQCSDNKAVAVSASPASAETLTNSSHKRTAAAPIVGWPPVRSFRKKLTDNYASKLDSESPKKIAENVNGKDSESQKKQHLFVKINMEGVPIGRKVDLKAYDSYEKLSVAIDELFRGLLAAQGDSCAAGSEIEADESKGIAGSGSGKNGEYTLVYEDYEGDRILVGDVPWHMFVSTVKRLRVLKSSELSALPNNKGEEEKTAL
- the LOC120005304 gene encoding auxin-responsive protein IAA26-like isoform X2, with translation MKKHPKLFTMKSEDKKLELRLGPPGDYNTTNTTTNGAKAVVVLEEKTERNSSSYIPYPLTTQMGPFMGLDSVVELQCSDNKAVAVSASPASAETLTNSSHKRTAAAPIVGWPPVRSFRKKLTDNYASKLDSESPKKIAENVNGKDSESQKKQHLFVKINMEGVPIGRKVDLKAYDSYEKLSVAIDELFRGLLAAQGDSCAAGSEIEADESKGIAGSGSGKNGEYTLVYEDYEGDRILVGDVPWQ
- the LOC120006144 gene encoding histidine-containing phosphotransfer protein 4-like, whose translation is MERKNLQQQVTFMRKTLFDQGYLDEQFIQLEDLQDDANPNFVEDVVTSYYTDSTRLIQNIEKALTTKSIGFDKLDNYMHQFKGSSSSIGARKVTMACTVFREYCEAGNAEGCIRTFEQVKQQYAILRKKLQTYFQMVRQAEVA